Proteins from a single region of Electrophorus electricus isolate fEleEle1 chromosome 5, fEleEle1.pri, whole genome shotgun sequence:
- the nek10 gene encoding serine/threonine-protein kinase Nek10 isoform X2, which translates to MEFRMLAAGTQWNEPALVDAFVHGLKADLQAELACKPESSSMNEVVRLAITYDHLLQERRRQLHWGLRQRENDSLAVPGEKPTEPMQLGVAGTRGKLLNRRKGEQSDGIIQLPTAEINRTLKACVKSTEGMSQDEGKLDTFKMPPRNSQAGRQKAKEKELLDLRRLLSFVSAPISKQQVEALKPQKSRHGNEKKSMKYSSSEALELDNFSEKYREKRHFCGHPHHGFFLDIFTALIKNRLSCSEWMERSSPESILRVLICLRLLIREPRYQKVFYELHGLSHLVKYMESVTRYYLENGDQAMEREQLVTMTYMCQKLSTTEEQRKWMIECDAHKTLVKLLSAQDTNVLLGSLLALTTLADSTKAKEKIGELSIAENLLEILQEHETLSKRLSAELLRLLCPIPYVREQVRQSEGVPVLLSALHTDHLKLLWSTAWALVQLCQDPESSADICAWGGVQQLLHILQGERTYVSDGSSIETLSSANVAGRLHVQHLSGQISLPEAEENTVALHSAITELALDDTAAHHVVQENGVYIISKLILPHGSTTGQKAASLQCYAFRALRFLFSIKRNRHVFKSLFPPELFEMFIDVGHYVRDITAYEPLREKVSLLSTEELDGLREKIEAVNQNRTPLKIINGYSILHHLGSGAFGSVFKVRKQGVQNCLALKEVNLHNPAFGHDKKSRDSNVEKIVSELTIIKEQMAHPNIVKYLKTFIEGERLYIVMELVEGAPLADHFSSLKEKQQTFTEERVWNVFIQICLALRYLHKEKRIVHRDLTPGNIMLGERDKVTITDFGLAKQKEESSKLMSVVGTILYSCPEIVKSEPYGEKADVWAMGCVLYQMVALRPPFYSTNMLSLATKIVEAEFEPVEDDTFSERVTDMIKWCLTPNADLRPDVVQVSSRICDLIMRFLDGLSTSYNTLEKRAEREWRRAQKYCLENNRTKLTRTPSSMPRAFKDSLVIQDGLRTGRSDLHFSTESHTQDKESSHVSKAAGSAMSTVQTQANILSNLNSDSAKSPDSYSVFDEQTQAGGLLDFMKSKAQPAPAGICVSHRRVRQIDDPNLRLLGLLHKIIFITQLPPGPENTFQRRAVERFKKTLFQCGSSPSDLKIELNKVLQGSQEMVDLVSANRKWCSMVQSLSRHRAETSGELGYSSLQEGITYEQLQTMIEDVLEQSGCYRTPLSRSELEGRAGNSRSASP; encoded by the exons ATGGAGTTCCGCATGCTAGCGGCTGGGACTCAGTGGAACGAGCCAGCCTTGGTGGACGCCTTTGTGCACGGACTGAAAGCGGACCTGCAGGCGGAATTAGCATGCAAACCAGAGTCTTCCTCCATGAACGAAGTGGTGCGCCTCGCGATTACATACGATCACCTTCTACAAGAGCGGCGCAGACAACTGCATTGGGGTTTGAGACAGCGAGAAAACGATTCCCTCGCGGTACCAGGGGAAAAACCCACAGAGCCCATGCAGCTGGGTGTGGCAGGAACGCGGGGCAAGCTCCTGAACCGAAGAAAAGGCGAGCAGTCG gATGGCATTATCCAGCTGCCCACAGCAGAAATCAATAGAACACTGAAGGCATGTGTTAAAAGCACAGAAGGGATGAGCCA GGATGAGGGAAAATTGGACACTTTCAAAATGCCTCCTCGAAACAGTCAAGCAGGAAGACAGAAAGCTAAGGAAAA AGAGCTCCTTGATCTCAGGAGGCTTCTTTCATTTGTCTCGGCCCCTATTTCTAAGCAACAG GTCGAAGCCCTGAAGCCTCAGAAGTCGCGTCatggaaatgaaaagaaaagtaTGAAATACTCATCCAGTGAGGCTTTAGAGCTGGATAACTTCAG TGAAAAGTATAGAGAAAAAAGGCATTTCTGTGGCCACCCTCATCATGGTTTCTTCCTGGATATCTTTACTGCCTTGATCAAAAACAGACTCAGCTGCAG CGAGTGGATGGAACGCTCCTCACCAGAAAGCATCCTGAGAGTTCTCATCTGTTTAAGATTGTTAATAAGAGAGCCTCGTTACCAG aaagtATTCTATGAGCTACATGGATTAAGTCATCTGGTAAAG taCATGGAGTCAGTCACCAGATATTATCTGGAAAATGGAGACCAAGCAATGGAAAGAGAACAGCTGGTCACTATGACTT ATATGTGTCAAAAACTTTccacaacagaagaacaaagaAAGTGGATGATTGAATGTGATGCTCATAAG ACTCTAGTAAAGCTTCTTTCTGCACAAGACACTAATGTGCTATTAGGCTCTCTTCTGGCCCTCACCACTCTAGCAGACAG CACTAAGGCCAAGGAGAAGATCGGAGAGCTGTCTATTGCAGAGAATCTTCTTGAAATATTGCAAGAACATGAAACATTATCGAAAAG GCTGAGTGCAGAGCTGCTGCGGTTGCTCTGTCCCATCCCGTATGTGCGGGAGCAGGTGCGTCAGAGTGAGGGCGTTCCTGTGCTTCTGAGCGCGCTCCACACAGATCACCTGAAGCTGCTGTGGAGCACAGCGTGGGCCCTTGTTCAGCTGTGCCAGGACCCAGAGAGCAGCGCAGACATCTGTGCCTGGGGCGGagtccagcagctgctgcacaTCCTGCAGGG AGAGCGAACATACGTGTCTGATGGCTCGTCCATAGAGACGTTGTCCAGTGCTAACGTCGCAGGCCGCTTGCATGTGCAACACCTGTCCGGGCAGATAAGTCTGCCTGAAGCCGAGGAGAACACTGTGGCCCTACACTCTG CCATAACGGAGCTGGCACTGGACGACACGGCGGCACATCACGTGGTGCAG GAGAATGGAGTGTACATAATAAGCAAACTGATACTGCCCCATGGCTCCACAACTGGACAAAAGGCAGCATCGCTACAG TGTTATGCTTTCAGGGCCCTACGGTTCCTTTTCAGCATAAAACGCAACAGACACGTTTTCAAAAG TCTCTTCCCACCCGAATTGTTTGAGATGTTCATCGACGTTGGGCACTATGTGAGAGACATCACCGCATATGAGCCACTTCGGGAGAAAGTCTCGCTGCTTTCG ACTGAAGAACTGGatggactgagagagaaaattgAGGCAGTGAACCAGAACCGGACACCTCTTAAAATAATCAATGGCTACTCCATTCTGCACCATCTGGGCAGCGGAGCCTTTGGCAGTGTTTTCAag GTGCGTAAACAAGGTGTGCAGAACTGTCTAGCACTAAAGGAAGTCAACCTCCACAACCCTGCTTTTGGACATGACAAGAAGTCCAGAGACAGCAATGTTGAGAAAATTGTGTCGGAGCTTACCATAATCAAAGAACAG ATGGCACACCCAAACATTGTCAAGTACCTAAAGACATTTATAGAAG GTGAGCGGCTATATATTGTAATGGAGCTTGTAGAAGGGGCTCCACTCGCTGACCACTTCAGCTCtctcaaagaaaaacagcagacaTTCACCGAAGAGAGAGTGTGGAATGTTTTTATCCAG ATATGCCTTGCATTAAGATACTTACACAAAGAGAAGAGGATTGTCCACAGAGACCTCACTCCAGGCAACATCATGCtcggggagagagacaaagtcaCCATCA CTGACTTTGGTCtggcaaaacagaaagaagagagcAGCAAGCTCATGTCTGTTGTCGGGACCATTCTCTACTCctg TCCAGAGATTGTAAAGAGTGAGCCGTATGGAGAGAAGGCAGACGTATGGGCTATGGGCTGTGTCTTGTACCAGATGGTCGCTCTCAGACCTCCATTCTATAGCACCAATATGCTCTCCCTGGCTACCAAG ATAGTGGAGGCAGAGTTTGAGCCAGTGGAAGACGACACCTTCTCAGAAAGAGTTACAGACATGATTAAATG GTGCCTGACCCCCAATGCCGATTTGCGTCCTGACGTCGTGCAGGTCAGCTCCAGAATCTGTGACCTGATTATGCGCTTTCTCGATGGCCTGAGTACCTCTTATAACACTCTTGAGAAGAGGGCGGAGCGGGAGTGGAGGCGTGCACAAAAGTACTGCCTGGAAAACAACCGCACGAAGCTCACACGCACACCTTCGTCCATGCCTCGG GCCTTTAAAGACTCACTTGTTATTCAAGATGGTCTCCGGACTGGGAGAAGTGACCTACATTTCTCTACGGAAAGCCATACTCAAG ATAAGGAATCAAGTCATGTCTCAAAAGCAGCTGGGTCTGCCATGAGTACAGTCCAAACACAGGCAAATATACTCTCAAATCTAA ATTCAGACTCAGCAAAGTCCCCTGACAGCTATTCAGTATTTGATGAACAAACCCAAGCTGG TGGATTACTTGATTTTATGAAATCCAAAGCTCAACCAG CACCAGCAGGAATTTGTGTATCCCACAGAAGGGTTCGACAAATCGACGATCCTAACCTTAGGCTTCTTGGACTGCTCCATAAGATTATATTCATTACTCAG CTTCCACCGGGACCTGAAAACACTTTTCAGCGTCGTGCAGTAGAGCGCTTTAAGAAAACACTCTTCCAGTGTGGCAGCAGTCCATCTGACCTGAAAATTGAGCTAAATAAG GTCCTTCAGGGAAGCCAAGAGATGGTGGATTTGGTATCAGCGAACAGGAAATGGTGTTCCATGGTCCAGTCTCTTAGCAGGCACAGAGCTGAGACATCCG gggAGTTGGGTTACTCGAGCCTTCAGGAGGGGATCACTTACGAGCAGCTACAG ACCATGATCGAGGACGTACTGGAGCAAAGTGGTTGTTACAGAACACCTTTGTCCAG GAGTGAGTTAGAGGGAAGGGCTGGGAACAGCAGATCCGCTAGTCCATGA
- the nek10 gene encoding serine/threonine-protein kinase Nek10 isoform X1, with protein sequence MEFRMLAAGTQWNEPALVDAFVHGLKADLQAELACKPESSSMNEVVRLAITYDHLLQERRRQLHWGLRQRENDSLAVPGEKPTEPMQLGVAGTRGKLLNRRKGEQSDGIIQLPTAEINRTLKACVKSTEGMSQDEGKLDTFKMPPRNSQAGRQKAKEKELLDLRRLLSFVSAPISKQQVEALKPQKSRHGNEKKSMKYSSSEALELDNFSEKYREKRHFCGHPHHGFFLDIFTALIKNRLSCSEWMERSSPESILRVLICLRLLIREPRYQKVFYELHGLSHLVKYMESVTRYYLENGDQAMEREQLVTMTYMCQKLSTTEEQRKWMIECDAHKTLVKLLSAQDTNVLLGSLLALTTLADSTKAKEKIGELSIAENLLEILQEHETLSKRLSAELLRLLCPIPYVREQVRQSEGVPVLLSALHTDHLKLLWSTAWALVQLCQDPESSADICAWGGVQQLLHILQGERTYVSDGSSIETLSSANVAGRLHVQHLSGQISLPEAEENTVALHSACCAAITELALDDTAAHHVVQENGVYIISKLILPHGSTTGQKAASLQCYAFRALRFLFSIKRNRHVFKSLFPPELFEMFIDVGHYVRDITAYEPLREKVSLLSTEELDGLREKIEAVNQNRTPLKIINGYSILHHLGSGAFGSVFKVRKQGVQNCLALKEVNLHNPAFGHDKKSRDSNVEKIVSELTIIKEQMAHPNIVKYLKTFIEGERLYIVMELVEGAPLADHFSSLKEKQQTFTEERVWNVFIQICLALRYLHKEKRIVHRDLTPGNIMLGERDKVTITDFGLAKQKEESSKLMSVVGTILYSCPEIVKSEPYGEKADVWAMGCVLYQMVALRPPFYSTNMLSLATKIVEAEFEPVEDDTFSERVTDMIKWCLTPNADLRPDVVQVSSRICDLIMRFLDGLSTSYNTLEKRAEREWRRAQKYCLENNRTKLTRTPSSMPRAFKDSLVIQDGLRTGRSDLHFSTESHTQDKESSHVSKAAGSAMSTVQTQANILSNLNSDSAKSPDSYSVFDEQTQAGGLLDFMKSKAQPAPAGICVSHRRVRQIDDPNLRLLGLLHKIIFITQLPPGPENTFQRRAVERFKKTLFQCGSSPSDLKIELNKVLQGSQEMVDLVSANRKWCSMVQSLSRHRAETSGELGYSSLQEGITYEQLQTMIEDVLEQSGCYRTPLSRSELEGRAGNSRSASP encoded by the exons ATGGAGTTCCGCATGCTAGCGGCTGGGACTCAGTGGAACGAGCCAGCCTTGGTGGACGCCTTTGTGCACGGACTGAAAGCGGACCTGCAGGCGGAATTAGCATGCAAACCAGAGTCTTCCTCCATGAACGAAGTGGTGCGCCTCGCGATTACATACGATCACCTTCTACAAGAGCGGCGCAGACAACTGCATTGGGGTTTGAGACAGCGAGAAAACGATTCCCTCGCGGTACCAGGGGAAAAACCCACAGAGCCCATGCAGCTGGGTGTGGCAGGAACGCGGGGCAAGCTCCTGAACCGAAGAAAAGGCGAGCAGTCG gATGGCATTATCCAGCTGCCCACAGCAGAAATCAATAGAACACTGAAGGCATGTGTTAAAAGCACAGAAGGGATGAGCCA GGATGAGGGAAAATTGGACACTTTCAAAATGCCTCCTCGAAACAGTCAAGCAGGAAGACAGAAAGCTAAGGAAAA AGAGCTCCTTGATCTCAGGAGGCTTCTTTCATTTGTCTCGGCCCCTATTTCTAAGCAACAG GTCGAAGCCCTGAAGCCTCAGAAGTCGCGTCatggaaatgaaaagaaaagtaTGAAATACTCATCCAGTGAGGCTTTAGAGCTGGATAACTTCAG TGAAAAGTATAGAGAAAAAAGGCATTTCTGTGGCCACCCTCATCATGGTTTCTTCCTGGATATCTTTACTGCCTTGATCAAAAACAGACTCAGCTGCAG CGAGTGGATGGAACGCTCCTCACCAGAAAGCATCCTGAGAGTTCTCATCTGTTTAAGATTGTTAATAAGAGAGCCTCGTTACCAG aaagtATTCTATGAGCTACATGGATTAAGTCATCTGGTAAAG taCATGGAGTCAGTCACCAGATATTATCTGGAAAATGGAGACCAAGCAATGGAAAGAGAACAGCTGGTCACTATGACTT ATATGTGTCAAAAACTTTccacaacagaagaacaaagaAAGTGGATGATTGAATGTGATGCTCATAAG ACTCTAGTAAAGCTTCTTTCTGCACAAGACACTAATGTGCTATTAGGCTCTCTTCTGGCCCTCACCACTCTAGCAGACAG CACTAAGGCCAAGGAGAAGATCGGAGAGCTGTCTATTGCAGAGAATCTTCTTGAAATATTGCAAGAACATGAAACATTATCGAAAAG GCTGAGTGCAGAGCTGCTGCGGTTGCTCTGTCCCATCCCGTATGTGCGGGAGCAGGTGCGTCAGAGTGAGGGCGTTCCTGTGCTTCTGAGCGCGCTCCACACAGATCACCTGAAGCTGCTGTGGAGCACAGCGTGGGCCCTTGTTCAGCTGTGCCAGGACCCAGAGAGCAGCGCAGACATCTGTGCCTGGGGCGGagtccagcagctgctgcacaTCCTGCAGGG AGAGCGAACATACGTGTCTGATGGCTCGTCCATAGAGACGTTGTCCAGTGCTAACGTCGCAGGCCGCTTGCATGTGCAACACCTGTCCGGGCAGATAAGTCTGCCTGAAGCCGAGGAGAACACTGTGGCCCTACACTCTG CGTGCTGCGCAGCCATAACGGAGCTGGCACTGGACGACACGGCGGCACATCACGTGGTGCAG GAGAATGGAGTGTACATAATAAGCAAACTGATACTGCCCCATGGCTCCACAACTGGACAAAAGGCAGCATCGCTACAG TGTTATGCTTTCAGGGCCCTACGGTTCCTTTTCAGCATAAAACGCAACAGACACGTTTTCAAAAG TCTCTTCCCACCCGAATTGTTTGAGATGTTCATCGACGTTGGGCACTATGTGAGAGACATCACCGCATATGAGCCACTTCGGGAGAAAGTCTCGCTGCTTTCG ACTGAAGAACTGGatggactgagagagaaaattgAGGCAGTGAACCAGAACCGGACACCTCTTAAAATAATCAATGGCTACTCCATTCTGCACCATCTGGGCAGCGGAGCCTTTGGCAGTGTTTTCAag GTGCGTAAACAAGGTGTGCAGAACTGTCTAGCACTAAAGGAAGTCAACCTCCACAACCCTGCTTTTGGACATGACAAGAAGTCCAGAGACAGCAATGTTGAGAAAATTGTGTCGGAGCTTACCATAATCAAAGAACAG ATGGCACACCCAAACATTGTCAAGTACCTAAAGACATTTATAGAAG GTGAGCGGCTATATATTGTAATGGAGCTTGTAGAAGGGGCTCCACTCGCTGACCACTTCAGCTCtctcaaagaaaaacagcagacaTTCACCGAAGAGAGAGTGTGGAATGTTTTTATCCAG ATATGCCTTGCATTAAGATACTTACACAAAGAGAAGAGGATTGTCCACAGAGACCTCACTCCAGGCAACATCATGCtcggggagagagacaaagtcaCCATCA CTGACTTTGGTCtggcaaaacagaaagaagagagcAGCAAGCTCATGTCTGTTGTCGGGACCATTCTCTACTCctg TCCAGAGATTGTAAAGAGTGAGCCGTATGGAGAGAAGGCAGACGTATGGGCTATGGGCTGTGTCTTGTACCAGATGGTCGCTCTCAGACCTCCATTCTATAGCACCAATATGCTCTCCCTGGCTACCAAG ATAGTGGAGGCAGAGTTTGAGCCAGTGGAAGACGACACCTTCTCAGAAAGAGTTACAGACATGATTAAATG GTGCCTGACCCCCAATGCCGATTTGCGTCCTGACGTCGTGCAGGTCAGCTCCAGAATCTGTGACCTGATTATGCGCTTTCTCGATGGCCTGAGTACCTCTTATAACACTCTTGAGAAGAGGGCGGAGCGGGAGTGGAGGCGTGCACAAAAGTACTGCCTGGAAAACAACCGCACGAAGCTCACACGCACACCTTCGTCCATGCCTCGG GCCTTTAAAGACTCACTTGTTATTCAAGATGGTCTCCGGACTGGGAGAAGTGACCTACATTTCTCTACGGAAAGCCATACTCAAG ATAAGGAATCAAGTCATGTCTCAAAAGCAGCTGGGTCTGCCATGAGTACAGTCCAAACACAGGCAAATATACTCTCAAATCTAA ATTCAGACTCAGCAAAGTCCCCTGACAGCTATTCAGTATTTGATGAACAAACCCAAGCTGG TGGATTACTTGATTTTATGAAATCCAAAGCTCAACCAG CACCAGCAGGAATTTGTGTATCCCACAGAAGGGTTCGACAAATCGACGATCCTAACCTTAGGCTTCTTGGACTGCTCCATAAGATTATATTCATTACTCAG CTTCCACCGGGACCTGAAAACACTTTTCAGCGTCGTGCAGTAGAGCGCTTTAAGAAAACACTCTTCCAGTGTGGCAGCAGTCCATCTGACCTGAAAATTGAGCTAAATAAG GTCCTTCAGGGAAGCCAAGAGATGGTGGATTTGGTATCAGCGAACAGGAAATGGTGTTCCATGGTCCAGTCTCTTAGCAGGCACAGAGCTGAGACATCCG gggAGTTGGGTTACTCGAGCCTTCAGGAGGGGATCACTTACGAGCAGCTACAG ACCATGATCGAGGACGTACTGGAGCAAAGTGGTTGTTACAGAACACCTTTGTCCAG GAGTGAGTTAGAGGGAAGGGCTGGGAACAGCAGATCCGCTAGTCCATGA
- the nek10 gene encoding serine/threonine-protein kinase Nek10 isoform X3, whose amino-acid sequence MPPRNSQAGRQKAKEKELLDLRRLLSFVSAPISKQQVEALKPQKSRHGNEKKSMKYSSSEALELDNFSEKYREKRHFCGHPHHGFFLDIFTALIKNRLSCSEWMERSSPESILRVLICLRLLIREPRYQKVFYELHGLSHLVKYMESVTRYYLENGDQAMEREQLVTMTYMCQKLSTTEEQRKWMIECDAHKTLVKLLSAQDTNVLLGSLLALTTLADSTKAKEKIGELSIAENLLEILQEHETLSKRLSAELLRLLCPIPYVREQVRQSEGVPVLLSALHTDHLKLLWSTAWALVQLCQDPESSADICAWGGVQQLLHILQGERTYVSDGSSIETLSSANVAGRLHVQHLSGQISLPEAEENTVALHSACCAAITELALDDTAAHHVVQENGVYIISKLILPHGSTTGQKAASLQCYAFRALRFLFSIKRNRHVFKSLFPPELFEMFIDVGHYVRDITAYEPLREKVSLLSTEELDGLREKIEAVNQNRTPLKIINGYSILHHLGSGAFGSVFKVRKQGVQNCLALKEVNLHNPAFGHDKKSRDSNVEKIVSELTIIKEQMAHPNIVKYLKTFIEGERLYIVMELVEGAPLADHFSSLKEKQQTFTEERVWNVFIQICLALRYLHKEKRIVHRDLTPGNIMLGERDKVTITDFGLAKQKEESSKLMSVVGTILYSCPEIVKSEPYGEKADVWAMGCVLYQMVALRPPFYSTNMLSLATKIVEAEFEPVEDDTFSERVTDMIKWCLTPNADLRPDVVQVSSRICDLIMRFLDGLSTSYNTLEKRAEREWRRAQKYCLENNRTKLTRTPSSMPRAFKDSLVIQDGLRTGRSDLHFSTESHTQDKESSHVSKAAGSAMSTVQTQANILSNLNSDSAKSPDSYSVFDEQTQAGGLLDFMKSKAQPAPAGICVSHRRVRQIDDPNLRLLGLLHKIIFITQLPPGPENTFQRRAVERFKKTLFQCGSSPSDLKIELNKVLQGSQEMVDLVSANRKWCSMVQSLSRHRAETSGELGYSSLQEGITYEQLQTMIEDVLEQSGCYRTPLSRSELEGRAGNSRSASP is encoded by the exons ATGCCTCCTCGAAACAGTCAAGCAGGAAGACAGAAAGCTAAGGAAAA AGAGCTCCTTGATCTCAGGAGGCTTCTTTCATTTGTCTCGGCCCCTATTTCTAAGCAACAG GTCGAAGCCCTGAAGCCTCAGAAGTCGCGTCatggaaatgaaaagaaaagtaTGAAATACTCATCCAGTGAGGCTTTAGAGCTGGATAACTTCAG TGAAAAGTATAGAGAAAAAAGGCATTTCTGTGGCCACCCTCATCATGGTTTCTTCCTGGATATCTTTACTGCCTTGATCAAAAACAGACTCAGCTGCAG CGAGTGGATGGAACGCTCCTCACCAGAAAGCATCCTGAGAGTTCTCATCTGTTTAAGATTGTTAATAAGAGAGCCTCGTTACCAG aaagtATTCTATGAGCTACATGGATTAAGTCATCTGGTAAAG taCATGGAGTCAGTCACCAGATATTATCTGGAAAATGGAGACCAAGCAATGGAAAGAGAACAGCTGGTCACTATGACTT ATATGTGTCAAAAACTTTccacaacagaagaacaaagaAAGTGGATGATTGAATGTGATGCTCATAAG ACTCTAGTAAAGCTTCTTTCTGCACAAGACACTAATGTGCTATTAGGCTCTCTTCTGGCCCTCACCACTCTAGCAGACAG CACTAAGGCCAAGGAGAAGATCGGAGAGCTGTCTATTGCAGAGAATCTTCTTGAAATATTGCAAGAACATGAAACATTATCGAAAAG GCTGAGTGCAGAGCTGCTGCGGTTGCTCTGTCCCATCCCGTATGTGCGGGAGCAGGTGCGTCAGAGTGAGGGCGTTCCTGTGCTTCTGAGCGCGCTCCACACAGATCACCTGAAGCTGCTGTGGAGCACAGCGTGGGCCCTTGTTCAGCTGTGCCAGGACCCAGAGAGCAGCGCAGACATCTGTGCCTGGGGCGGagtccagcagctgctgcacaTCCTGCAGGG AGAGCGAACATACGTGTCTGATGGCTCGTCCATAGAGACGTTGTCCAGTGCTAACGTCGCAGGCCGCTTGCATGTGCAACACCTGTCCGGGCAGATAAGTCTGCCTGAAGCCGAGGAGAACACTGTGGCCCTACACTCTG CGTGCTGCGCAGCCATAACGGAGCTGGCACTGGACGACACGGCGGCACATCACGTGGTGCAG GAGAATGGAGTGTACATAATAAGCAAACTGATACTGCCCCATGGCTCCACAACTGGACAAAAGGCAGCATCGCTACAG TGTTATGCTTTCAGGGCCCTACGGTTCCTTTTCAGCATAAAACGCAACAGACACGTTTTCAAAAG TCTCTTCCCACCCGAATTGTTTGAGATGTTCATCGACGTTGGGCACTATGTGAGAGACATCACCGCATATGAGCCACTTCGGGAGAAAGTCTCGCTGCTTTCG ACTGAAGAACTGGatggactgagagagaaaattgAGGCAGTGAACCAGAACCGGACACCTCTTAAAATAATCAATGGCTACTCCATTCTGCACCATCTGGGCAGCGGAGCCTTTGGCAGTGTTTTCAag GTGCGTAAACAAGGTGTGCAGAACTGTCTAGCACTAAAGGAAGTCAACCTCCACAACCCTGCTTTTGGACATGACAAGAAGTCCAGAGACAGCAATGTTGAGAAAATTGTGTCGGAGCTTACCATAATCAAAGAACAG ATGGCACACCCAAACATTGTCAAGTACCTAAAGACATTTATAGAAG GTGAGCGGCTATATATTGTAATGGAGCTTGTAGAAGGGGCTCCACTCGCTGACCACTTCAGCTCtctcaaagaaaaacagcagacaTTCACCGAAGAGAGAGTGTGGAATGTTTTTATCCAG ATATGCCTTGCATTAAGATACTTACACAAAGAGAAGAGGATTGTCCACAGAGACCTCACTCCAGGCAACATCATGCtcggggagagagacaaagtcaCCATCA CTGACTTTGGTCtggcaaaacagaaagaagagagcAGCAAGCTCATGTCTGTTGTCGGGACCATTCTCTACTCctg TCCAGAGATTGTAAAGAGTGAGCCGTATGGAGAGAAGGCAGACGTATGGGCTATGGGCTGTGTCTTGTACCAGATGGTCGCTCTCAGACCTCCATTCTATAGCACCAATATGCTCTCCCTGGCTACCAAG ATAGTGGAGGCAGAGTTTGAGCCAGTGGAAGACGACACCTTCTCAGAAAGAGTTACAGACATGATTAAATG GTGCCTGACCCCCAATGCCGATTTGCGTCCTGACGTCGTGCAGGTCAGCTCCAGAATCTGTGACCTGATTATGCGCTTTCTCGATGGCCTGAGTACCTCTTATAACACTCTTGAGAAGAGGGCGGAGCGGGAGTGGAGGCGTGCACAAAAGTACTGCCTGGAAAACAACCGCACGAAGCTCACACGCACACCTTCGTCCATGCCTCGG GCCTTTAAAGACTCACTTGTTATTCAAGATGGTCTCCGGACTGGGAGAAGTGACCTACATTTCTCTACGGAAAGCCATACTCAAG ATAAGGAATCAAGTCATGTCTCAAAAGCAGCTGGGTCTGCCATGAGTACAGTCCAAACACAGGCAAATATACTCTCAAATCTAA ATTCAGACTCAGCAAAGTCCCCTGACAGCTATTCAGTATTTGATGAACAAACCCAAGCTGG TGGATTACTTGATTTTATGAAATCCAAAGCTCAACCAG CACCAGCAGGAATTTGTGTATCCCACAGAAGGGTTCGACAAATCGACGATCCTAACCTTAGGCTTCTTGGACTGCTCCATAAGATTATATTCATTACTCAG CTTCCACCGGGACCTGAAAACACTTTTCAGCGTCGTGCAGTAGAGCGCTTTAAGAAAACACTCTTCCAGTGTGGCAGCAGTCCATCTGACCTGAAAATTGAGCTAAATAAG GTCCTTCAGGGAAGCCAAGAGATGGTGGATTTGGTATCAGCGAACAGGAAATGGTGTTCCATGGTCCAGTCTCTTAGCAGGCACAGAGCTGAGACATCCG gggAGTTGGGTTACTCGAGCCTTCAGGAGGGGATCACTTACGAGCAGCTACAG ACCATGATCGAGGACGTACTGGAGCAAAGTGGTTGTTACAGAACACCTTTGTCCAG GAGTGAGTTAGAGGGAAGGGCTGGGAACAGCAGATCCGCTAGTCCATGA